Within the Aythya fuligula isolate bAytFul2 chromosome 19, bAytFul2.pri, whole genome shotgun sequence genome, the region GTATCAGCAAAACCCTTCCTTTAGAAGCTTCCCTTTAAAAACACAGGTGACAAAATCAATCTTGTTATGGAGGTAGAAGTTTGTTTCTGTTGAGATCTACTCTGCAAAATCTGCAACTATACAGCATTTTGTGCTTTAACCTGCAGAAAAGTCAGAGGACCTCCAGCTTccaggatatttttaaaaataaagaaaaaaaaacctgtttatatttaaaaactcGAGTTCTTCAACTTTTAACCTTCAAATGCGTAAGGCAAGCTTAGCAGGAAAACTTAACTTTATACAAGTGGCTGATCTCATGTGCTTCCTGCCTGTCCCACTCAATCACACCATTTTCTACCTTCAGAGAGACTACAGCCAACCCAGTACACAGAACGTTCTCATACAACATCCTTCGCTACATCACAGTCAAGAAGAACCTCAAACACGGCCTTTATTTCAAAAGCCTTTTGAAATTCTGCGTTTTCAGTAACAGTTACTAATGAAGGAAATTTTTatcaaaatgaacaacaaaaagtaCCGTCAAAACCAACTCTTTTCTATTACTTTCTAATGCAGCATATGTGAAATATAAACAAGCCATACAAATACTTTACACAGTAAGATTATTTTACATTCGAGTCAATTTATAAATAGTAATTTTAGGCAAATTAATAAAACATCATACAAAGACAGAAGTACAACCTCCATCTTACCCCtctattttcatattaaaatgtaaaaaattctCCTTGgcacaataaaaaaatatttatgtgcatatatatacagtcttttctctctgtactccaaatattaacaaaaacattttaaacacattgTTCTGGTTTGCATGAAATGATAGTACAACTTATGAATATAATTGAGAAAACTCCCTTTTCtctgaaagagttaaaaaatctacaacaaaaataaaaattaattgcttttaagAATACTGGTCAAAAAACCCTCAAGGTTGTACTGCTTCAATCAATGCAGATGTCTGAAGTTTTGTTTATGTTAGTGATTTAACAGTGCATTGAAAGTCTTCTTTTAagggatttaatttttaagtactgaaaatcaAATTCTCACACAAAGAGTAAACAGCAGTTTCCAACTCCACAGAAACTTaagcaatgggaaaaaaaataaatattttgaagcttttaGAAAAACCTGGTTGcaataaaaaaagatttataaaatCAAAGCTAAGTTAAGGTAAGAAAAGGTGGCCCAAAAAAGTCTTTACCTCAGTCTTCAATATAAAACAGGGGAAgacatgcttttctttgctttttccattatttcataGCTCATGTACCTGCAGTTGTTGATCTGCGCCCACTTTCAAACAGATCCCTTTCACAGTTAAATTTGCAGACTCTTAATTGTTTTTAAGGCTGTCATCACTCTCTTCACTGGAATCAAAAACATCACTGAATCGGAAAACCTTTTTCTGTTGATTGTCTGTTGAATCAGCAGAACTGAGCTGTCTTCCTTTTCTACTTTCTAACTTTTCTTCAAATTCAGGAAGCTTCTCTTCAAAAAGATAATCgataatttctttgaaaaaaagaaaaaaaaagttgtcttaaCTGGACCTGTAGGGGAACTGGATGCCATGAGGAAACAGGATCTCACaggcagaaattatttcatcaATTCTAACTACAAAGATCTTACTATTCCATGGTAATCATACTGATTGCAGAGTAGACCACACACATAAAAGTACATAAAAAGATACAATGAAAAAGCACAGGCAAAGCTTTTAAAGCCAAGGTACTAAAGAAAAGGGGTTGATAAATATTGTACGAAGATACAATTGAAAGTAAAGTGTtacaaaaaaaagcacttaggaaaataagtataaaagtataaataagtatatacaaatatatacttatatataaagtataaagTATGTATTTTAGGCAATTTACTTAgggagaaaaattaagaaagaaaagaaaactccaAAGTAGAATATGTGTCCTCTTAGATTCTAACAAAAACATTAAGGAGTAGATAAAAACAGCTGGAATACTGACCAGAAAACGTCTTTTTTTGCCATAGAGGGACATAGGAGACTTTCAGCTTGTAAAATCTGGCTCGAACATAGTCTTTAGGAACAcctctgaaaacagaattcaaaagATTAGTGATGCAACAAACTAGTACAGCCTACTTGTAGCTGAGTTACGCATTCCTGAAAATGACGCCAGTCAAACAATACCTTGGTTTCAGGTAGAAAAGACAGATTGTGCAACCtaattaaaacagctttttcaacATAGTAATTTCCCTTAAGGTGAGCACCAAAACCATATCATTACATGCATGTATTATAcatttagtaaaaaaaaaaaaaaagaaacagagctgaagaaatgtggaaaaagaaaaaagaattacacAGAAAGTCTAGAATTGGTAATTTCACATTCAGCACTAACTGCCTGGAAGAAGACTATAATACTGTATCACACATTGCAATAATTATCCCTTCCACTATTCGTTCATTAGCATttggaaaaatccttttttaaagACTATAGCACAGATTATGTAACAGTTTTAATACATAGACAACTTTGGGAATACAACTAGGGTTGCctgaaatagttaaaataaagttttagtGCTGCTAGGCATGGTTTATCATGCCTAGCAGCACCAGGATATACAGTCGTATGATATCACACTAAATAGTGGTTTTTATGGTTGCAGAGACCTAAGAACGCTGATTCCTTTGGGGGACTTTAAGACAGTCTGCTTTAACTATCTTTTCtatccatttaaaataaaaaaagtttttaccCAACAATGTCACTGAGTTCTTCCCAGTTTACTTCATCAGCATCCTCCACTTTCATTTCATACAACCTGTGAATGTAACACAGAGGCAGTTTGCAGGCAAAATTCAAGACATAATTTAATAAAGTTCACAGCTTCCCTGGTCAAAAGTTACAggattttttctccaaaaaaatgCGATTGCAAACCTGTTCACAACCAGCACGCTTTTATAAACACAGCTTGGAACAGTAAGAGATACAAAAACATTCCAGCAACTCTGAACTGTACCTTTTAATAAGATTGATCTTGGCCTGTAGTCCTCTGGTCCCCCTATATAACTGCTGCCCTTTGGTTATCTTGTTTGTTACAATCGAAGTCctttgaaaacacacaaaaaaggctGCTGTCATTTCACGAAATCCCAAGCATCAAAAGGAAGCAACTTCAAGGTGCCTTTGTTACAGCAATGATGCAGCAGCTATCAGGCTTCATGATCACAGCATACAGAAAACTCACCACAGCTGGCAAAGAGTTATTTGTTTCAGACATATTTGCAATACCTCTTTTGCAGCCTACAACCTATTACCTATCCTGCCAAACAAACATCAAGTTTGAAATCTGTTGGGGAGAGTACTTAACTATCTCTATTTAGTATAAAACCTTACCATTTCTGTTTACATTGTCTCCAATACCTAGTTCCCACTTTAGCTTCAATTTCATTCCATGGCAATTTCTGGAGAAGTTTCTCACGTTCTATCAAGAAATTTCTACGTGACTTTTCAGATGATGAAACAGAATTTGCATCTTCCGACTCCATTCCTTTTAGAAACACCTCCTCCACTGCACGCATTAACTTCTGGGTCTCTTCCTTTGACCAGGGACCATAATTAATtgctaaaatggaaaaatattcacAGTTAAGGTAAAATTCATCATaaattactaggaaaaaaaaaaagcaaaaccgCAAATGCTTCActttgccttatttttatttacaggaTCAGTTTCTTACATGCTCCCCAGAAACTCTTCTGCATACcagatttgaaaggaaaattcacTCTAATGATAGAGTTCAGCCTAAATAATAGCACAAGCTCCTAGTTTCTTTCTTAAGACCTAGCTCTCAAATTCCTCTAACTCTCCCCACAAAAGCTTCTCTTTAGACAGCAGAAGTGTCGgttccatttaaaaaaagaattgcattaATCCCATGTCCTGTTCTCTAGACCCcaccctgctttttttttttttcctagttggAGACTGTTCTTATCCTTTGTCTGAAATCACAAACAACAGTTTACAAAAAAggaaccaccaccaccaccaatcagttaaagaataaacaaacaaataaactcACTCCAGCGATTTTTCAAGAGTTTCTGTAATACACAGacttaattgcttttcttaacAATTACGTACGGGACTTAATTTCAGAGTATTTCATAGCAACTGAGAGGTTAGAACGGGACATCATCTCAGAAATCTTCTTCCAATCATTGCCATGGAGAGCATGATACttctttagtttttctttttcttctttggtatACCTAGTAGAAAAAATAGGCACTGCCTCAGACAAAAATTCAAACCCCTGCAATGCCTTAAGAAAGCTGTACTCTTCACAATGTTTCAATGTTACTCATGACTACAATTTCAATTTATATATCAGAGATTTACAAGAACtagtcagaaaaataaattgccaATTAAGTCACAGGAACTAGCACAAAcccaaaaaattattttcattatttgaacACTAAATATGGATACAAACACCAGAGAATTATATTAACCTTCTCTTAAACTCCTTAAAATTACTGGCTTACCTCCCTTTATAATTATTCGAGTCAAACATCTTCCTTGCTCGGTAATATATCAGCCGCCAGGCTCGTGGTATGCCCTCAGCTAGAAGGTAAATGATTCAATTTTAAGAGACATTTTTTACACTGGTGAGgccatttagaaaaaaaaaataaaaaaaaagaatttttcttaaTTGTGTTATAAATGATAAATTCTCTCCATTCAAGATAAAGCACTCTACAACTCAGGAACTGCACAGGAAAGTCTGGATAGGATCTCCTGAAGACTTGCAGAGAGATAATTCCTATGACCACGGTAAGATTGTGAACACTGACAGTTGGTAAATAATTCTGTGTACCTTTGTGCATGAATATCCAAAAGTGAACCTCTGAACTCTGAAGCACAAACCTACTACTCTATAGCTACAGTTTGCATGGACTGGGTGTAGGCTGTTTGTTTggtgttgtgtttgtttgtttttttaaataacatttggATTAAGTGCAAGTAATGTACCGAATGCTCCCAGCAACAGAGACATAAGACAGCCAGCAATTAGGAGGCTGACGACATATCGTGCTCTTGCATGCAGAGTATTTCAGTTAGGAAAAGCACAGAATGGAGGCATccagtgaaaagaaagcaaagatctTGGCTGAAGAAAAGATCCTTGAAGTGGGGGAGTTTCCAGAACAGAAATGACCTCACCGATGGGAAGGGAACCATGCAAACATGACAATGCAAGTGGAATGACTGAGCATGTAAAACTCAAAGAGGATCAAGTCTGCATTCTCCCTGGATGTTAAATACGTATCCAAACCCATTACAAGTTGTCATTCACTTTCTTGACTGTAATAACAGTGAAGAACCAACACCAATTGGAGAGCCACTAAGCAGCTTCATCGCAGATGCTACAAGATGAACATATTTCTTGTATGAAGCAAGGAAGTCTTTTAACCAAGAGAGAAGTCTAACAAGTAAAatgaggaaggaggaaaactgTACCTCCTGCAAACAGGATCTTAGTAGCTGCAATTTTATTTGCTTCCCTAGCATTTTGGAAAACTTAACTACTTTGGTTCATGACCTAATTCCTTCCAGTTTATGCCATCACTTGGTCTTGAATCTGCCCTCTATTTATGTGCTCGAGGAACAGTTAAATTAAAGACAATATTTAATCATGCCTGCCATTAATAAATCACTGAACTTAGTTACAGCCTAGCAAATAATGTACCTTAAGCCATAAAATTCAAATGCAAGTATAAGATTTCATCGTGACCAGCAGCACTTACAGGCTTTTTAATCTCTAACATTTTCATGACctagaacaaaaaataacagtataCTGTAGAGATTATCAACTACATAACCTCAGCAGCATGTTCCTTTTTTCTGCCAGCTTTACCAACATTTGTGCTCTTCAATTAAAAAAGATTTGTGAATATAGTGGTATCAGCAGTTTGTGGAATGTAAGATTCATCTGTCTGAAACGGGACTTTATGCTTACCAAGTTTTTCACAGAAGAGATGCCGTGCTTTTAGGCGATTGATAGTGTGTTTCTCTTCTGGATACCTTGAAGTAAACAGGAGCTTTTCAGCACTGTCTATTCCAGTCATTGCCATGAACTCTTCAATGTTTTTCCTGATTTGATCGTTTTCCTTCTGGGAAAATCTGCCAAACTTGATAGGAATACCTAAAATATATGGaaagtattattaaaaaataatcttttatgtTTCACACATTATATTTCAGGTTTACAGAGATGTTTTAGTAAATGTATAATGGAAGATCAACAGATGCAAAAGgtaaaaagacaaatgaagagAAACTAAACAAGAGCTGGGAGCAGGTAACCTACGCACGTACTTTGGACTATAATTTGATGATGAGGTTGTAGATGctacaaaacagaaaccacaCTAACtgcaattaaatatattatgaCAAAAGCCTACtagaaaaatgcatgttttacGTATACAAGCCTGTCACTAAATAAATTCATGAACTGTCGCTGAATTGAAATTAATTGAGCTTGGATGTGACAAGACACAAAAGCAAGCTGTTTCCACTCTGTCAAAACATTAGCACAGCTCCAcacttcctcctccctgcagcattCTTTGGGGGGTCTCAccttgttttttaaactctttaaaTCTCATTAGATCTCTTCCAGCCATCTTCTTGATTGAATCTTCTGATATTTGCCTCACGTGAGGAATAAACTCCTCCAATTCTCGTTTTGCAGCATCTAAATCGAATAATGAAAATGATACAGAGTCCAGAGACTCATCGCCATCCAGGCTGACATCGCCAGAAGTTACGGTTTCAGTACACGTACTACTCCGGGCCTCCTTTGACACTTTGGGTTTTGGTGtcctgattaaaaaataattttaaaaagtaaactaaaatacaaaaatagagCTTTAAAAACAGGGGTTTTCATCGCATCTCTACATGTTGAGCATCTACATGAACATGTTCGCTAATTAAATAACAAGGAATACTTCCCACATCCATGCACCCCAGCCCAGCATAAGCCTTTAAACACATGTGAAATTTGGGATTTCAATATTCACAGTATTCAAAGTTTCTGAAGTCTAGAAAACCCCAGCTTTCCCAAGAACTCTCACACATGGATATGCAAAGAAACACTGTCCCTCACTACCCCAGTGGCAACACggaacttttccttctttttcttattagtGAGAGCTAAAGGACACttttaacatcattttttattttaactgtcaGCTTCAGTCCATTAAGCTTGAAAATGGATTAACTTCACATTCTGGCTCTGATCCTACACCATATGATAGCATACCGACTAGTGGAGAGACTCATCTAGTTTTTACGTGGACAGAAACAATGCTTATAACTGAAATACtcaagcatatttaaaaaaaaaaaaaaacaacaacaacaacaaaaaaaacttctatTACTCACAGTACTTAAAAACGTGGGTTCTAGACACTGTAAAAGTACCAACTGCTATTTACACAAGCATTTGCACAGACCTTTAAATTCTTTAGTTGATCTCTGTGAggttttttttggtaaaaacGCACAATATAAAGACCAAACTTAACAACTGGAATCtattcccccttccctcccgccccccccccccccccttttttttttgcacataatttatttccatacctacattttttaaacagaaggaattttatttattctcacTCAATGCTAATAAACTTTCACTGTACATTCATAAAATAACTAAGCACTAAAAGTCGGTCTGTAATATCTTAACATTTAGGATATTtaagctgttttaaaaagtacatataaaacaaactgaaaaaggaTCTGGGACTCAAATTATGTGATATGAACAGtgggatagaaaaaaaatctaaacttaCATTGCGTCAGAGTCTGAAGAGCTTTCATCTGTGATAtaagctttgcttttaaactttATGGGCCTTGCTGGAGTTCTTGTGGAAGACTGATTAGTCTTTTCAGTAGGTTTTGAAAAATTAGCAGGTGCATTCACAGAAGCTTCACACGCAGCAGGAGAAGCATCACAGTCACCATCTTCATGGCATGGCTTGGACACTGCCACACCCCCCTCTCCTCTGGGCGATGGCAACACCGTGTCCTCCTCTTGCTTATTTTGTTCTGGAGATGGCAAAAGTGACTGGTCAACAGATACAGCTGCGTCCTCTTGTGTATCTTCGGTAATACTggctcttcttttcttcttctttttcttcttcttcgcTGGTTTTTCATCATCACTCCAATCTTGTGTCTGTGAGGTAGGCTGCTCGCTTACTCCATCCTcttctggatgttttttttttcttttcttcttagcAGACTTTTTTATATAAACGTAATCAGCTTCATCCTCCTGACAACTGCCAATGCAATGCTGATTTACTGAGATGCAAGTTACATCACTTTGGCCATCTGTGCTATCATCatgtttatgtttcttttttttctttttctttttgggaaCATCAATCACGGCTTCATCACTAACTTCAGGTTCCAGGACTACATGAGAATCATCTAATGAAAgctgttcctcctcctcctctctttctttctttttctttttcttcttctttttctttttatagacttcactgctctgtgctgcttcatCTTCAAAAAGCTCTGCATCTTGTatagtttctttttcatcatcttcCTGTCTCGTGTCGCGTTCTTTgcgttttttctttttcttcttgagagACTCCCGAACTTGAAAATCCTCTGCACTTGCTTCTTctgtcatattttttcttaccttaaagaaaatatgagtTTACTCAAGCACCGTAATATAAGTACCTTTATATACTAttgaacagtaaaaaaaaaaaagttactagaAAACTACTGTAGAACAATTCAGTATTAACTTAGAAACATATAAAAAAGATACTTGCTTTTCAACACAGCAAATTGCGCGAAGTGACCGGACCGAAACGATGCCCTCTTCATCAAACAGATGTGCATCACAGCTGTATTCAGCTTTAAAAACGCCTTCCTGGAACGACAGAGACACACTTCAATAACTATTAGCATTACGTTGAGCTACAATAACTACACAATAATAGGCTGCAGTATTCAATTCTTCTTCCAGCCTTGAAACAGCGACAAGTTAAATATAATAAAGCGTTAaacccagcagtgctgcaacCCAGCTCTGGTGGCAGAATCACAGCACCAGAAGCTTCTGACCGGGCTGTGACCCAGCGCCGGCTCTGCCTGTGCTCGAGCCGCTCCACGCCGAGCCCGCACCGACCCCTTGACAGGAACCAACCCCGAAAACTCCAATTACTCAAAGCGGGCAGGCATGTTTTAGCACGTTTTAGCACCTTTTTCGCTACCAGCACGCGCAGACCCCCCCACAaggcctcctccagccccagcacggccccACCATCTCctcacttccccccccccccccccgttcccTCCTCAGCGGGGCCTCGCCCCGCTCCGCTACAACCCCACCACCGCCCTCAGCCTCCCGGGACGGTGCACCGGGATGGGGAagaccccccaaaaaacaccccCGAGACCCCCTGAGGAccccctcagagccccctcAACCCCCCTCAACCCCTTAAATACCCCCGAAGGCCCCCAGGCCCCTCAGCGCCTCCCGCCGGGCCTCAGCGCCCCACGCGGCCCCACCGCGTCCTCCCCTCAGCggctcccccccggcccccgctccccgcccgctTCGTTCCCGTTGCCGGAAGCGTCCCCGGCCGGAGCCGCCCCGGCGCGGACCGCGGCGGTTGCTAGGAGAcggggccgccgccgctccggttcccccccccccccaaaatccgCCCCTCCCCGGTACCCGCAGGGCGGGTGGCGgcctctttttttattatttttatgactcttttcccctttttttgttgcctttggACGCGCCCTCGGTCCGCGAGAGTCTGGTTGACCGCGAACGGCGGCGGAATTCGTTCTCCGCTATGGCgggaggtggaggtggaggtggaggcGGAACGGGGGGGCCCCCGCGGAGGCCGCTGTGCTTGGCTGAGGTGGAGGCGGGGAGCGACAACGAGAGGCTGGGGGTGGCCCGGGACAGCATGCTGCGCAACCCCCGCATCCTCAAGGTgagccccgggacccccccgctACGGGCCCGGGCCCCCCAGGGGCTGATCCCGGGCCCGGGCCCTGCCCCCATCTCCTCCCTGCACCGGTACCCCCCCGGTCCCGGTCCTGATCCCGACTCCCCCCTGCCCTGGTCCTGGTCCCGATCCCTACCCCGATCCGCCCCCCTCCCTGCTACCCCCCCGGTCTCGgctcccctctgctctcctcccggtcccggtccctgCCCTGATCCCCTCCCTGCACCAGAACCCCCGCCCTGTCCCGGTCCTGGTCCCGATCCCACCCTCGCCCTGATCCCGGTCCCGATTCCGCCTCCCCCCTACCCTGGTCCCGGTCCCGATCCCAGTCCTGGTCCCAATCCCTCCACCCCCACACTCCCTGCTCCTGGTCCCGGTCCCGATCCCGGCTCCCCCCCGTCCCGGTCCCAGCCCCGGGGATCGCAGCCCCAAGCCCGGAGCCGCCTCCCCCGCTCAGAGccggctgcagctcagctcccgGCCCCTGGGTGGCAGCAGCCGAAAAGCTTCCACCGCTCccggcagctgctgccccccccctcaCCGGGCTGGGGCCGTGTTctcagggctggggggctccggggTTGGGGAGGTCTAAGGGGGTCCCGGCCGCTGCCTCTTCTCCTTGGGAGGGCAGCCGCTTCTGCTCAAAAACGCCTGGcttggggggttttgggggggtttcTTACCCCCTCGTGGGACAGCGGTGACATttaagctgctgctgcccagcctgcGCTCTCTTGAGGTCTTGAGCTCCCATGGTTAtcgcgcacacacacacccacccCCGGTACTGTCAGGCCTGGAAGGCAGCTTAAAACTGTGGAATAGCACAGAAAACGGGAGTCCTGCAACACTTGCTATCTGCTCTTTCTCATGAAACTTAAgaatttaatttggaaatgaTGATAGGAAggtaaagaaaacaagtgagTTCTGTGCTGTGACTCAAAAGGAAGCATCATGATTAAATCCAAAGCTTCTGCGTGGTTTATTCCCTCTGGATCCTGTAAATTTGACCGGGAGTGACTTTAACTTTGGTTAAAGTGAAATTAGGGCAGAACTTTCTCGCCTAGCTACCTGCCCCAGAAGGATGTGGCAGACCCAGGTGTGAGCAGGGCACCCAAACTCATTTTGTGCTTGCGGTGATGTCCCTGGGGATGGAAGCAGCTCCTCTggtggctggggaaggagaggaggcagcGCAGCACACTCCCAATCACTCCCAACCATCTCTGCCTTTCCTAGAAAAACAGGCtactaaatacatttttagataatacataaatataaatcagAAGCGGATATACTTATATGATATTTAAGGTAAGTTAAGGCATAATTGCAAGGACTGATCCTGCTTGTCACAATGCATTCACATTCCTGAAGTTGAAATATGTATAACCACCAGTCAGCACCACAAAATTCTAGGTCTAAGAATTTATAACTGGGGTAATGCTGCTAGGAGTGGCTCTTCTTCTGTAGGGCAGGTAAATTGTATGCAGTCGTGAAGATTAGGTCAGTTTGGGAGAGATTTGTCCACCTGGACTGGAGCACTCAGCCAAGCGCTGCCTGTCCGTAGGGTTCACTGTTGCCTCCTCCCCTTGTTTGCAGCACTTTGCCCAACCCTAGCTCTAGGGCTTGAGTTCTTGTCCTGCACAACTGTTGCAGAGCACCTTGGCAATGAGATTGCTGAGCAGTTATAAACCGTGGgatgttttaaaaagattcaAACAGGATTTCAGCTATCTAGCCAGGTGAAATTAAAACTGGACCTAGTTTTGGAGAAAAGTTGTAATAAATTTTAGCATTCTGGACAACTTCTCTCAGAGTTTCCTTGCAAGAGAGTTTCCTTCACAGTAAGCCGGCTGGTAAGGATGTACAGAGATCTGCAGGCACCTGATGCAATCCTCCCTCATGCATGAAGTAACTGGGCTGCTAACAGCGACACTTCTACACTTGGAATCTGCAGTAATTCCACATCACAGTAAATTACAAAAAGCGCAGGTAGCAAATTCTGCTGCGATGGGATGGCAGCTGTGGCAGATGCACTGGTGGTACATGCTCACAGCACCAGCCCTCTGCCACGTCTCCTCTTCGTGCTTCCAGCTGCAGGCCTGGATCCCTTCTTCCTCCAGGAGAGCCCTGCAGACTCGGCATTTTGGAAACAGCTGCCCAAAGGGTTGGCCAGCACGTCCCAACCCTCACGCTGTGTGCTGCCACCTGAAAACCAAAGACACAAAGATGGTGTAAAGGAGGGGACAAAAGCTTTTGAGACAACTGCTGCTTGGATGAGTGCTTCTAATAGCCAAGGGAGGGCCCTGAAGAATGCCCAGGCAGCACTGAGGTTCACCAAGCAGCAAATACAGAAGAACCTGAGGCCCAGGAGTCATGGATAGGATGCTTGCTCCCCAGCCTTCTTCCAAATTCAGTCCCTGACATCCTCGGTGCTCCGAGCAGTgagcacaggcagtggaaatgTGACAGTCCTCCTACTTTGTAGCAGCTAACTACAGGATCCCCATCCTTCTCTCCAATTCTCTCACATATCCTCCAAATGAGGCTCCACGTACCCAAACAGAGGCCGTGGCACAGCCGACTGGCCGTGTTTCTGTCTGACCCTCCTGCCCCAGCGCT harbors:
- the TTF1 gene encoding transcription termination factor 1; the encoded protein is MTEEASAEDFQVRESLKKKKKKRKERDTRQEDDEKETIQDAELFEDEAAQSSEVYKKKKKKKKKKKEREEEEEQLSLDDSHVVLEPEVSDEAVIDVPKKKKKKKKHKHDDSTDGQSDVTCISVNQHCIGSCQEDEADYVYIKKSAKKKRKKKHPEEDGVSEQPTSQTQDWSDDEKPAKKKKKKKKRRASITEDTQEDAAVSVDQSLLPSPEQNKQEEDTVLPSPRGEGGVAVSKPCHEDGDCDASPAACEASVNAPANFSKPTEKTNQSSTRTPARPIKFKSKAYITDESSSDSDAMTPKPKVSKEARSSTCTETVTSGDVSLDGDESLDSVSFSLFDLDAAKRELEEFIPHVRQISEDSIKKMAGRDLMRFKEFKKQGIPIKFGRFSQKENDQIRKNIEEFMAMTGIDSAEKLLFTSRYPEEKHTINRLKARHLFCEKLAEGIPRAWRLIYYRARKMFDSNNYKGRYTKEEKEKLKKYHALHGNDWKKISEMMSRSNLSVAMKYSEIKSPINYGPWSKEETQKLMRAVEEVFLKGMESEDANSVSSSEKSRRNFLIEREKLLQKLPWNEIEAKVGTRYWRQCKQKWTSIVTNKITKGQQLYRGTRGLQAKINLIKRLYEMKVEDADEVNWEELSDIVGGVPKDYVRARFYKLKVSYVPLWQKKTFSEIIDYLFEEKLPEFEEKLESRKGRQLSSADSTDNQQKKVFRFSDVFDSSEESDDSLKNN